One stretch of Algiphilus sp. DNA includes these proteins:
- a CDS encoding PaaI family thioesterase translates to MTDHNRPEAWNQFLAIAPYTGLLGMEAVSASDSGCVIALPYRDDLVGDPDSGVLHGGAITALMDVCFGFSVYFRTRKFVPMATLDLRIDYLRPAQPHRKVYASANCYKLTQELAFVRGQAYDDDADNPLSTSVGIFMFTAGKPAFTEAQKPS, encoded by the coding sequence ATGACCGACCACAACCGCCCCGAAGCCTGGAACCAGTTCCTCGCCATTGCCCCCTATACCGGCCTACTGGGCATGGAAGCCGTATCGGCCTCCGACAGCGGCTGCGTCATCGCCCTGCCCTACCGCGACGATCTGGTCGGCGATCCCGACAGCGGTGTGCTGCACGGGGGCGCCATCACCGCGCTCATGGACGTGTGCTTCGGCTTCTCGGTGTACTTCCGGACCAGGAAGTTCGTGCCGATGGCCACGCTGGACCTGCGCATCGACTACCTGCGCCCGGCACAGCCGCATCGCAAGGTCTACGCGTCAGCGAACTGCTACAAGCTCACCCAGGAGCTGGCCTTCGTCCGCGGCCAGGCCTACGACGACGATGCCGACAACCCCCTCTCCACCAGCGTCGGCATCTTCATGTTCACCGCGGGCAAGCCCGCCTTCACCGAAGCGCAGAAGCCCTCATGA
- a CDS encoding class I adenylate-forming enzyme family protein: MAVIDLLLRNVAQTPDKPAVIAADGELSFRELDEAAGRIATRLYQRGVCRGDTVAMALDNAQAAHFTASYFGIHKLGAIPVPMNVRWAAPEKEYVLAHSDAVALICGDAHTAHFAALSGSSRSDLKLHSWLVTGTAPVEGLEALGDLLHEGPIDVPPLEPAPDMEDPADLLYTSGTTGMPKGVLVPQGNLADQPAPPGQPSITQALAALFGERLLHAVPLFGFTGCHGLMLMCARAGITQVALPRFDPETLLASIEKYRATSIMGVPTMLNLAMKHPSLGQHDYSSLQFVFFGAAPIQPDTVRKMLQVWPDVRMLNAYGLTEGGLGAACMLGPDPQEILNRPGCVGRPAGCEAVIVDDDDRPLPQGEVGEICFRSDVSHRHYYKNDALSAELWRSGMLHTGDVGYLDAEGFVYITDRKKDMVLRGGYNIFAVEVERVLLDIPEVLEAAVVGIPHPDLGEDILAVIVPRGDAEAGAGALDPERINAYSREHLADYKCPRHVVFVDELPKNAMAKILKNELRQRYRELLTQTA, translated from the coding sequence ATGGCCGTCATCGACCTGCTGCTGCGCAACGTCGCGCAGACCCCCGACAAGCCCGCCGTCATCGCCGCCGATGGTGAGCTCAGCTTCCGCGAGCTCGACGAAGCGGCGGGGCGCATCGCCACGCGCCTGTATCAGCGCGGCGTGTGCCGCGGCGACACCGTCGCAATGGCGTTGGACAACGCGCAGGCAGCGCATTTCACCGCAAGCTACTTCGGCATCCACAAGCTCGGCGCCATTCCGGTGCCGATGAACGTGCGCTGGGCTGCGCCCGAGAAGGAATACGTGTTGGCGCACAGCGATGCCGTCGCGCTGATCTGCGGCGACGCGCACACCGCGCACTTCGCCGCGTTGTCGGGTTCATCCCGCAGTGACCTGAAGCTGCACAGCTGGCTGGTCACCGGCACCGCCCCGGTGGAGGGCCTTGAGGCACTGGGGGACCTTCTCCACGAGGGCCCCATCGACGTGCCGCCGCTGGAGCCCGCACCGGACATGGAGGACCCGGCCGACCTGCTCTACACCTCGGGCACGACCGGCATGCCCAAGGGCGTGCTGGTGCCGCAGGGCAATCTCGCCGACCAGCCCGCACCTCCCGGCCAGCCGAGCATCACCCAGGCGCTGGCGGCACTGTTCGGCGAGCGCCTGCTGCACGCCGTTCCGCTGTTCGGCTTCACTGGCTGTCACGGGCTGATGCTGATGTGCGCGCGCGCCGGCATCACCCAGGTGGCGTTGCCGCGCTTCGATCCGGAAACCCTGCTCGCGAGCATCGAGAAGTACCGCGCGACCTCGATCATGGGGGTGCCGACCATGCTCAATCTGGCGATGAAGCACCCCAGCCTGGGCCAGCATGACTACAGCTCCCTGCAGTTCGTGTTCTTCGGCGCCGCACCGATCCAGCCCGACACCGTGCGCAAGATGCTGCAGGTCTGGCCCGATGTGCGCATGCTGAACGCCTACGGACTTACCGAGGGTGGCCTGGGCGCCGCCTGCATGCTGGGCCCCGACCCGCAGGAGATTCTGAACCGACCCGGGTGCGTGGGCCGGCCGGCCGGCTGCGAAGCCGTGATCGTAGACGATGACGATCGGCCCTTGCCGCAAGGTGAGGTCGGGGAGATCTGCTTTCGCTCCGACGTCTCGCACCGGCACTACTACAAGAACGATGCCCTCAGCGCCGAGCTGTGGCGTAGCGGCATGCTGCACACCGGCGACGTCGGCTACCTCGACGCCGAAGGCTTCGTCTACATCACCGACCGCAAGAAGGACATGGTGCTGCGCGGCGGTTACAACATCTTCGCCGTCGAAGTCGAGCGCGTACTGCTGGACATCCCGGAGGTCCTCGAAGCCGCTGTCGTCGGCATTCCACATCCCGATCTGGGTGAGGACATCCTCGCCGTGATCGTGCCACGGGGCGACGCTGAAGCAGGCGCTGGTGCGCTGGACCCCGAGCGGATCAACGCCTACAGCCGCGAGCACCTGGCCGACTACAAGTGCCCGCGGCACGTGGTCTTCGTCGACGAGCTGCCCAAGAACGCGATGGCCAAGATTCTCAAGAACGAGCTGCGCCAGCGTTATCGCGAACTGCTCACGCAAACCGCCTGA
- a CDS encoding AMP-binding protein yields the protein MGGIEPPPAILSRVAIGDFLRRTAQRDPARTALVDGGTRLSYGALDERVSAAANALLATGPAPGERVATLCNNSADFVTAFFGIHRAGLIWVPINTGLGLDDVRYILEHAQASCLLVDAAVLARPGLRELLDDIPVRSRFIVEGAADGIYAEFTAAREAQSARAPEVAIGDRDVAQIMYTSGTTGRPKGVMQCHLAVVMAALANAVELGLHRDDTANAVLPLFHCAQHTLLCTSLMAGATTILMRGFDPAEVLDAIEREGITRLFALPLMYQAMLEHPDLAQRDLSSLRTCLYAMAPMAESLLRRLIECFCPNFMLASGQTEMYPLTVAFRPEEQLRRFGPYWGVSSVLNDTAVMDDAGRLLGRGEVGEIVHRGPNVMLGYYRDPEATANARAFDWHHTGDLGMWDDDGQLLFKDRKKDMIKTGGENVPSVKVEAVLLQHPDVANAAAVGLPHARWIEAVTAFVTLKPGCSPSETELLEHCKAHLGGFEVPKAIHQLETLPMTSTGKVQKQPLRERYSDLYGG from the coding sequence ATGGGCGGCATTGAGCCACCGCCCGCGATCCTGTCGCGCGTGGCCATCGGCGACTTCCTGCGGCGCACGGCGCAGCGCGATCCCGCACGCACGGCCCTGGTGGACGGCGGCACGCGCCTGAGCTACGGCGCGCTGGACGAGCGCGTGTCGGCAGCCGCCAACGCGCTGCTGGCGACCGGCCCTGCACCGGGCGAGCGGGTAGCGACGCTGTGCAACAATTCGGCCGATTTCGTGACTGCCTTCTTCGGCATCCACCGCGCCGGTCTGATCTGGGTGCCGATCAACACTGGCTTGGGCCTGGACGATGTGCGCTACATCCTCGAGCACGCGCAGGCCAGCTGCCTGCTGGTCGACGCCGCCGTGCTGGCCCGCCCCGGTCTGCGCGAGCTGCTCGACGACATCCCCGTGCGCAGCCGCTTCATCGTGGAAGGCGCGGCCGATGGCATCTATGCCGAATTCACCGCGGCGCGGGAAGCCCAGTCCGCACGTGCGCCGGAGGTCGCGATCGGCGACCGCGACGTCGCCCAGATCATGTACACCAGCGGCACGACCGGGCGCCCCAAGGGGGTCATGCAATGCCATCTGGCGGTGGTGATGGCGGCGCTCGCCAACGCCGTCGAGCTGGGGCTGCACCGCGACGACACCGCCAACGCCGTGCTGCCACTGTTCCACTGCGCCCAGCACACATTGTTGTGCACCTCGCTGATGGCCGGCGCGACCACGATCCTGATGCGCGGCTTCGATCCAGCGGAGGTGCTCGATGCCATCGAGCGCGAAGGCATCACGCGCCTGTTCGCCCTGCCACTGATGTATCAGGCAATGCTGGAGCACCCCGACCTCGCGCAGCGCGACCTGTCGAGCCTGCGCACCTGCCTGTACGCGATGGCGCCGATGGCGGAGAGCCTGCTGCGGCGGCTGATCGAATGCTTCTGCCCCAACTTCATGCTGGCCTCGGGGCAGACCGAGATGTACCCGCTCACGGTGGCTTTCCGGCCGGAAGAGCAACTGCGCCGCTTCGGGCCGTACTGGGGCGTGAGCTCGGTGCTCAACGATACCGCGGTCATGGACGACGCAGGCCGCCTGCTCGGCCGCGGAGAGGTCGGCGAGATCGTCCACCGCGGCCCCAACGTCATGCTCGGCTACTACCGTGACCCGGAGGCGACCGCCAACGCGCGTGCCTTCGACTGGCACCATACCGGCGACCTCGGCATGTGGGACGACGACGGCCAGCTGCTGTTCAAGGACCGCAAGAAGGACATGATCAAGACCGGCGGCGAGAACGTGCCTTCGGTGAAGGTTGAGGCGGTACTGCTGCAGCATCCGGACGTGGCCAATGCCGCCGCCGTCGGTCTGCCGCACGCGCGCTGGATCGAAGCGGTCACGGCCTTCGTGACCCTCAAGCCCGGCTGCTCACCAAGCGAGACCGAACTGCTCGAGCACTGCAAGGCCCACCTCGGCGGCTTCGAGGTCCCCAAGGCCATCCACCAGCTCGAGACGCTGCCGATGACCAGCACCGGCAAGGTGCAGAAGCAGCCGCTGCGCGAGCGCTACAGCGATCTCTACGGCGGCTGA
- a CDS encoding SDR family oxidoreductase gives MSDMRYDGKVAVVTGAGQGLGRSHAQFLASRGAKVVVNDLGGATDGSGASQTPAQKVCDEIRAAGGEAIANYDSVSTEAGAQAVIGTAIDAFGRIDILVNNAGILRDKAFKNATEADIRPVIDVHLYGTLWCTRAAWNRMLEQGYGRVVNTTSAAGLFGNFGQTNYGAAKMGIVGFSRAAAIEGAKANVKVNVIAPAARTRMTEELLGPMAEKLNPEQVTPVVGYLAHESCEPSGEIFSCGGGRVGRIFVGAIPGYFNPQLTVENVRDHLAEIRDTSSFEVPANAMDEIGLLMKVGTGR, from the coding sequence ATGAGCGATATGCGCTATGACGGCAAGGTCGCGGTGGTGACGGGCGCGGGGCAAGGGCTGGGGCGCAGCCATGCGCAGTTCCTGGCTTCGCGCGGCGCCAAGGTCGTGGTCAACGATCTTGGCGGCGCCACCGATGGCAGCGGGGCTTCGCAGACGCCCGCACAGAAGGTCTGCGACGAGATCCGTGCGGCCGGCGGCGAAGCCATCGCCAATTACGACTCGGTCTCGACCGAGGCGGGTGCGCAGGCCGTGATCGGCACCGCCATCGACGCCTTCGGGCGCATCGACATCCTGGTCAACAATGCCGGCATCCTGCGCGACAAAGCCTTCAAGAATGCCACCGAGGCGGACATCCGCCCGGTCATCGACGTTCATCTCTACGGCACCCTCTGGTGCACGCGCGCGGCCTGGAACCGCATGCTGGAGCAGGGCTACGGCCGGGTGGTCAATACGACCTCGGCGGCCGGCCTGTTCGGCAACTTCGGGCAGACCAACTACGGCGCGGCCAAGATGGGCATCGTCGGTTTTTCGCGCGCCGCTGCCATCGAAGGCGCCAAGGCCAACGTCAAGGTCAACGTCATCGCCCCGGCCGCGCGCACGCGCATGACCGAGGAATTGCTCGGCCCGATGGCGGAGAAGCTCAATCCGGAGCAGGTGACGCCGGTGGTGGGCTATCTGGCGCACGAGTCCTGCGAGCCCAGCGGCGAGATCTTCAGTTGCGGCGGTGGCCGTGTCGGACGCATCTTCGTCGGCGCGATTCCCGGTTATTTCAATCCACAGCTCACGGTCGAGAACGTGCGCGATCATCTCGCCGAGATCCGCGACACCTCGTCCTTCGAGGTGCCGGCGAACGCGATGGACGAGATCGGCCTGCTGATGAAGGTCGGCACCGGCCGCTGA
- a CDS encoding PaaI family thioesterase, with protein sequence MNLADTLTDIRSRGDWAALPQTLPFSRMLGLRVEVRGESFTCVMPFEQKLIGNPALPALHGGAIGGYMECAGILHLLWGGEALAVPKTIDFAIDYLLSGRPQDTYANVYPVKLGKRVSNLRIEAWQTAPDKPIAVAVMNVLMR encoded by the coding sequence ATGAACCTCGCCGACACCCTCACCGATATCCGCAGCCGCGGCGACTGGGCCGCGCTGCCGCAGACCCTGCCCTTCAGCCGCATGCTGGGCCTGCGCGTGGAGGTACGCGGTGAATCCTTCACCTGCGTGATGCCCTTCGAACAGAAGCTCATCGGCAATCCGGCCCTGCCGGCCCTGCACGGCGGCGCCATCGGCGGCTACATGGAATGCGCCGGCATTCTGCACCTGTTGTGGGGCGGCGAAGCGCTGGCCGTCCCCAAGACCATCGACTTCGCCATCGATTACCTGCTTTCCGGGCGCCCGCAGGACACCTACGCCAATGTCTACCCGGTCAAGCTCGGCAAGCGCGTCAGCAATCTGCGCATCGAGGCCTGGCAGACGGCGCCCGACAAGCCCATCGCGGTCGCCGTGATGAACGTGCTGATGCGCTGA
- a CDS encoding SDR family oxidoreductase, translating to MKYRSIYRSDLFADQTVIVTGGGSGIGRCTAHELASLGASVAIVGRKPEKLETVRGEIEAAGGRVSCHACDIREESMVRQMIAEVIERHGGIHGLVNNAGGQYPSAVRDLSTKGWEAVIRNNLTGGFIVAREAYTQWMEAHGGSIVNIIADIWGGMPTMAHTGAARAGMLNFTETTACEWAQSGVRVNAVAPGWIASSGFDTYDEAMQAELRQLKNKVPLGRYGNEAEVSAAIVFLLSPGAAFINGSSIRVDGGVPNARHTWKPVPTNRSTPFDGFPLATVPRCLQ from the coding sequence ATGAAATACCGTTCCATCTATCGTTCCGATCTGTTCGCGGATCAGACCGTGATCGTCACCGGCGGAGGCAGTGGCATCGGTCGCTGCACCGCGCACGAACTCGCCAGCCTCGGTGCCAGCGTCGCCATCGTCGGCCGCAAGCCCGAAAAACTGGAGACGGTGCGCGGCGAGATCGAGGCCGCCGGCGGCCGTGTGAGCTGCCATGCCTGCGACATCCGCGAGGAATCGATGGTGCGCCAGATGATCGCCGAAGTCATCGAGCGCCATGGCGGCATTCACGGCCTGGTCAACAATGCCGGCGGCCAGTACCCCTCCGCGGTCAGGGACCTGAGCACCAAGGGCTGGGAGGCAGTGATCCGCAACAACCTCACCGGCGGCTTCATCGTCGCGCGCGAAGCCTACACCCAGTGGATGGAGGCGCACGGCGGCAGCATTGTCAACATCATCGCCGACATCTGGGGCGGAATGCCGACGATGGCGCATACCGGGGCGGCGCGCGCCGGCATGCTCAATTTCACCGAGACCACCGCCTGCGAGTGGGCGCAGTCCGGTGTGCGGGTCAACGCGGTAGCGCCCGGCTGGATCGCCTCCAGCGGTTTCGACACCTATGACGAGGCCATGCAGGCCGAGCTGCGGCAGCTCAAGAACAAGGTGCCACTGGGCCGTTACGGCAACGAGGCGGAGGTTTCCGCCGCCATCGTGTTTCTGCTGTCGCCGGGCGCCGCCTTCATCAACGGGTCCAGCATCCGGGTGGACGGCGGCGTACCCAACGCCCGCCACACCTGGAAGCCGGTCCCCACGAACCGTTCCACGCCCTTCGACGGCTTCCCCCTCGCCACCGTGCCCCGGTGCCTGCAATGA
- a CDS encoding transglutaminase domain-containing protein has protein sequence MSQADRTMEQADPLAACLAPSPHVEADHPGIRDLAAGVTEGLSDARERAVALYYAVRDGFRYDPYTIEMSGRCFKASEVFEAGAGFCIGKATLLAAVSRAAGIPARLRFADVRNHLTSPRLRAMMGTDEFVYHGYTELWVEQRWRKCTPAFNRSLCDKAGIHALEFDGIEDSVFHPIDRSGRQHMEYLRDRGSHVDVPVEDIFRVWAEVYPGMSGWAGQAPSGDFEREAAAPEPTREPDDNLRN, from the coding sequence ATGAGCCAGGCCGACCGGACCATGGAGCAGGCCGACCCTCTCGCGGCCTGCCTGGCGCCCAGCCCGCATGTCGAGGCCGATCATCCGGGCATCCGCGATCTGGCCGCGGGTGTGACCGAGGGCCTGAGCGATGCCCGCGAGCGCGCCGTGGCGCTGTACTACGCGGTGCGCGACGGTTTCCGCTACGACCCCTACACCATTGAAATGTCCGGGCGCTGCTTCAAGGCCAGCGAGGTCTTCGAAGCCGGCGCCGGCTTCTGCATCGGCAAGGCCACACTACTCGCCGCCGTCTCCCGCGCCGCCGGCATACCGGCGCGCCTGCGCTTCGCCGACGTGCGCAACCATCTCACCAGCCCGCGCCTGCGCGCAATGATGGGTACGGACGAGTTCGTCTACCACGGCTATACCGAGCTGTGGGTTGAGCAGCGCTGGCGCAAGTGCACGCCGGCGTTCAACAGAAGCCTGTGCGACAAGGCCGGCATCCACGCCCTGGAGTTCGACGGCATCGAGGACTCGGTGTTTCATCCCATCGACCGCTCCGGCCGCCAGCACATGGAGTACCTGCGCGATCGCGGCAGCCATGTCGACGTGCCGGTAGAGGACATCTTCCGCGTCTGGGCCGAGGTCTATCCCGGCATGTCGGGCTGGGCCGGGCAAGCCCCCAGCGGAGACTTCGAACGGGAGGCGGCCGCCCCCGAGCCGACTCGTGAGCCGGACGACAACCTGAGGAACTGA
- a CDS encoding alpha/beta hydrolase — MLIRRAMRQGVRFGLRPVFSSRVPLLVQRSYIALAATAFPRAAGTQDVEHYLGGVLSRRMIPASAPGGMAVMYLHGGGYVLGSPATHAGLVSHLARAAGCECFVVDYRLAPEHPAPAALDDAVDAWAALTRSHSAVALAGDSAGGGLALATAIAARDRGLPAPRALALISPWADLSLSGLSMTTHATRDPMLSRDWLACAARHYAGSALTDPRVSPLFAELGGLPPTCIDVGSEEVLFSDAARLEGRLREAGVPVQRQVWNGLWHDFQLHAGQLQEADSSIAGLGGFLRKALTQQPTVADRSQPREEPQASPQEIAS; from the coding sequence ATGCTGATCCGAAGGGCTATGCGACAGGGTGTGCGATTCGGGCTGCGGCCGGTGTTCTCGTCGCGGGTGCCGCTGCTGGTTCAGCGCAGCTACATCGCCCTTGCCGCGACAGCCTTTCCGCGCGCTGCGGGCACGCAGGATGTCGAGCACTACCTGGGCGGCGTGCTGTCGCGCCGCATGATTCCGGCGTCCGCGCCCGGCGGCATGGCCGTGATGTACCTGCACGGTGGCGGCTATGTGCTGGGCTCGCCGGCCACGCATGCGGGATTGGTCTCGCATCTGGCACGGGCCGCAGGCTGCGAATGCTTCGTCGTCGACTACCGGCTCGCGCCCGAGCATCCCGCACCGGCGGCGCTCGACGATGCCGTCGACGCCTGGGCCGCCCTGACGCGCTCGCACTCGGCCGTGGCTCTGGCCGGCGATTCCGCGGGCGGCGGCCTGGCGCTGGCCACCGCCATCGCTGCCCGCGATAGGGGGCTGCCGGCGCCGCGCGCGCTGGCGCTGATCTCGCCCTGGGCGGACCTCAGCCTGTCGGGACTGAGCATGACCACCCATGCGACTCGGGATCCGATGCTCAGCCGTGACTGGCTCGCCTGCGCCGCGCGCCACTATGCCGGATCGGCGCTGACCGATCCACGGGTCTCGCCGCTGTTCGCCGAGCTCGGCGGTCTGCCGCCGACGTGTATCGATGTCGGCAGCGAGGAGGTCCTGTTCAGCGATGCCGCGCGCCTGGAGGGTCGGTTGCGTGAAGCGGGGGTGCCGGTGCAAAGACAGGTCTGGAACGGCCTCTGGCACGATTTCCAGCTGCACGCCGGCCAGTTGCAGGAAGCCGACAGCAGCATTGCCGGGCTGGGCGGCTTCCTGCGCAAGGCGCTGACGCAGCAGCCGACGGTCGCGGATCGCAGCCAGCCGCGCGAAGAACCGCAAGCTTCTCCGCAGGAGATTGCATCATGA
- a CDS encoding NAD(P)/FAD-dependent oxidoreductase yields the protein MNAPTSAAALHTREHHDAARMPRVIILGAGMSGLLAGIRLRKAGIEDFTIYEKGQDVGGTWRENRYPGLACDVPAHYYTYSFEPNPDWHHRFARGPEIQNYMRHVAEKYDLRRHIVFGEEGAQARFDGRRWQLELRSGRQDSAEFLIAACGFLHHPSEPDIPGLDSFAGARFHSARWDDSVDLKDKRIGLIGTGSTGVQIACAVSRLPCTLNVFQRTPQWVFPLPDRQYSLVERELVTQVPALARLAYGLYDELFDALFSRAMIRPGPQRRLIEAACHWNLRRVRDPELRRRLTPDYQPMCKRIVMSWEYYEAMQRPNVKLVTEGIERVVPEGIVTVDGHTHPLDVLVLATGFRTHEYMRPLELINAQGLSLSSLWDERGPHAYNSLAIPQFPNFFLLGGPNSPLANGSVILYTEALVDYVMQCIDLYRRGALDTLAPTQAATDAFYDQLRHDMDGTVWVTGCQNWYIGKDGLPEVWPRRPREFNALLARPRLEDFEISRPTVETA from the coding sequence ATGAACGCCCCGACATCCGCTGCAGCGCTTCATACGCGCGAGCACCATGACGCCGCACGCATGCCGCGGGTCATCATCCTCGGCGCCGGCATGTCCGGTCTGCTCGCCGGCATACGGCTGCGCAAGGCCGGCATCGAGGACTTCACCATCTACGAGAAGGGCCAGGATGTCGGCGGCACCTGGCGCGAGAACCGCTACCCGGGCCTGGCCTGCGATGTACCGGCGCATTACTACACCTACAGCTTCGAGCCCAACCCCGACTGGCATCACCGCTTTGCACGCGGCCCCGAGATTCAGAACTACATGCGGCACGTGGCCGAGAAATACGATCTGCGTCGCCACATCGTCTTTGGTGAAGAGGGCGCGCAGGCCCGTTTCGACGGTCGCCGCTGGCAGCTTGAGTTGCGCAGCGGCAGGCAGGACAGCGCGGAGTTCCTGATCGCCGCCTGCGGCTTTCTGCACCATCCGAGCGAGCCGGACATTCCCGGCCTCGACAGCTTCGCCGGCGCCCGCTTCCATTCGGCGCGCTGGGATGACAGCGTCGACCTCAAGGACAAGCGCATCGGCCTGATCGGCACCGGCTCCACCGGCGTGCAGATCGCCTGCGCGGTGTCGCGGTTGCCCTGCACGCTGAACGTGTTCCAGCGTACCCCCCAATGGGTCTTTCCGCTGCCGGATCGTCAGTACTCGCTGGTCGAGCGCGAGCTGGTCACGCAGGTTCCCGCGCTGGCGCGCCTGGCCTACGGCCTCTATGACGAGCTGTTCGACGCGCTGTTCTCCCGGGCGATGATCCGGCCTGGTCCGCAGCGCCGGTTGATCGAGGCCGCCTGCCACTGGAATCTGCGCCGCGTGCGCGATCCGGAGCTGCGCCGGCGCCTGACGCCGGACTATCAGCCGATGTGCAAGCGCATCGTGATGTCCTGGGAGTACTACGAGGCGATGCAGCGCCCGAACGTGAAGCTGGTCACCGAGGGGATCGAGCGCGTGGTGCCAGAGGGCATCGTCACCGTCGACGGTCACACGCATCCGCTCGATGTTCTGGTTCTGGCCACCGGCTTCAGGACCCACGAATACATGCGCCCGCTCGAGCTCATCAACGCGCAGGGCCTCAGCCTCAGCTCGCTGTGGGACGAACGCGGCCCGCACGCCTACAACAGCCTGGCGATTCCTCAGTTCCCCAATTTCTTCCTGCTCGGCGGTCCGAACAGCCCGTTGGCCAATGGCTCGGTGATTCTCTACACCGAAGCCCTGGTTGACTACGTCATGCAATGCATCGACCTGTACCGGCGCGGTGCGCTTGACACCCTGGCACCCACCCAGGCCGCCACCGATGCCTTCTATGACCAGCTGCGGCACGATATGGACGGCACGGTGTGGGTCACCGGATGCCAGAACTGGTACATCGGCAAGGACGGACTGCCCGAGGTCTGGCCGCGCCGCCCGCGCGAGTTCAACGCGCTGCTGGCGAGGCCGCGGCTGGAGGACTTCGAGATCTCGCGTCCCACGGTGGAGACCGCATAG
- a CDS encoding hydroxymethylglutaryl-CoA lyase yields the protein MSDFPKSVEFHEEGVREGFQMEPLTYPRERRIALLDALSATGLRQIQVGSLVNPRKVPQMADTLELFAELERRPGVRYTLLWLNESGYRKARAVEGAFNHAPLMYYLTDAFALRNNNRTALDMRAEQEAWLDRYLADGATVQKVYVLTAWGCNLGGPVALDSVLDAFRHAIGLFRDRGLPIPPLYLADTMGWASPEEVKRRIGAVRELAPEARIGLHLHDTRGLGGANVYAALSMGVTLFDASVAGLGGCPFAGHKARHTSGNICTEDMVFLCHELGIETGIDLEALIEAARLAEDIIGRPLMGRVMHSGALKAFRHGKTADSACASAP from the coding sequence ATGAGCGATTTTCCGAAGTCCGTCGAGTTCCACGAGGAGGGTGTGCGCGAGGGCTTTCAGATGGAGCCGCTCACCTACCCGCGCGAGCGGCGCATCGCGTTGCTCGATGCGCTGTCCGCCACTGGACTGCGCCAGATCCAGGTCGGCTCGCTGGTCAATCCGCGCAAGGTGCCGCAGATGGCCGACACCCTCGAGCTGTTCGCCGAGCTCGAGCGCAGGCCCGGGGTCCGCTACACCCTGCTGTGGCTTAACGAGTCCGGCTACCGGAAGGCCCGCGCGGTGGAGGGCGCCTTCAACCACGCGCCGCTGATGTATTACCTCACCGATGCCTTCGCCCTGCGCAACAACAACCGCACGGCCCTGGACATGCGCGCCGAGCAGGAAGCGTGGCTGGACCGCTATCTGGCCGATGGCGCAACCGTGCAGAAGGTCTACGTGCTGACCGCCTGGGGCTGCAATCTCGGCGGCCCGGTGGCGCTGGACAGCGTGCTCGACGCCTTCCGCCACGCCATCGGCCTGTTCCGGGATCGCGGGCTGCCGATTCCTCCGCTCTATCTGGCCGACACCATGGGCTGGGCCAGCCCCGAGGAGGTCAAGCGCCGCATCGGTGCGGTGCGCGAGCTCGCGCCCGAGGCAAGGATCGGCCTGCACCTGCACGATACCCGCGGCCTGGGCGGAGCCAACGTCTACGCCGCGCTGTCGATGGGCGTCACGCTGTTCGATGCCTCCGTCGCCGGCCTGGGCGGATGCCCCTTCGCCGGCCACAAGGCGCGCCACACCTCGGGCAACATCTGCACCGAGGACATGGTCTTCCTGTGCCACGAGCTGGGCATCGAAACCGGCATCGACCTGGAGGCGCTGATCGAGGCCGCGCGCCTGGCCGAGGACATCATCGGCCGGCCACTGATGGGCCGCGTCATGCACAGCGGCGCGCTCAAGGCCTTCCGTCACGGCAAGACCGCCGACAGCGCCTGCGCTTCGGCACCCTGA